CGTGAAAGCATTTGAAATGGTCTTAAATCAGGAGTTTGGTAAAATGGTCTCTTATAAATATCCTGAATTTGTGAGTGTACCCATACTTGATGCGATAAAATATTATAACTATGTTAAACTTGATTCTGCCTTGATACATACTGCCCGTGGAATTGGTATTTGTCTTGGAGAATAGCATGAATTCACAAGCATTGACAAAAATTGGATAGGAAAAAATTTTGTTAAAGGTAAAATGTAATTTATGGAGGATCAATGAATAAACCAAAGGTTGGGATTCTAACTTCCGGTGGAATGGCACCTTGCCTTTCTTCTGCAGTTGGCCGCCTGATTAGGCAATATATAAAACTTGTACCAGAAATTGAAATTGTCGGATATAAATATGGATATCGTGGTTTATTAACCAATGAGAAGCTGGAACTCAGTAAATCTCTTCTGCATGTTGCTGAGATGCTTTATGGATTTGGTGGCAGTATTTTAGGAAATAGCCGAGTTAAACTATCAAATGTAAAAGACTGTCTAATAAAAGGTTATATTAATCCAGGTGATAATCCTCTTGAAGTAGCTGCTTTGCGACTTAAGGAAGATGGGATCACTATTTTGCACACAATTGGTGGTGATGACACAAACACAGCAGCAGCAGAACTGGCTGCTTATCTGGAACAGAATGATTATGAACTTACCGTGGTGGGAATTCCAAAAACGGTTGATAACGACGTCTTCCCCATTAAGCAGACACTGGGTGCCTGGACAGCAGCGGAACAATCAGCTAAATTCTTTGAAAATATTGTAAATGAGAATACAACCAGCAGTCGACATTTGATAATTCATGAAGTGATGGGAAGGCATTGTGGATGGTTAACAGCATATTCTGCCCATTTATATCGCCAGAATCTTGATCAAAAAACCTTTTTCCCATTGATCAGTAATTTATCTAAAGAAAGATGGGATATTCATGCAATATATATTCCGGAACTACTAATCGACTTCAGAGAGGAAATAACTAGATTAAAAAAGGTAATGGATGAGCATGATTGTGTGAATATTTTTTTAGCTGAGGGTGCTGGAGAAGAGACAATCGTAACTGAGATGGAATCAGCTGGACAAGAAGTACCACGTGATGCATTTAATCATGTGCGTTTGGATGATATAAATCCAGGTCAGTGGTTTGCAAAAAGGTTAAAAAGTGAATTAGAAGCAGATAAAGTACTGGTGCAAAAAAGCGGATACTTTGCCAGATCTGCTGCCCCCAATCGGGCAGATTTAGATCTGATCATGAAAACGGCTGATCAGGCTGTTACTTTTGGTTTGAATGGACAAAGTGGAGTAGTAGGTATTGATGAAGCTGATAATAGCATGCGCTGCATTGAGTTTGGCAGAATACGTGGAGGCAAACCCTTTGATATCAATCAGAAATGGTTTTCAGAAATGCTTAAAGATATCGGACAATATGATGAATCCATATATCAAAAAAATCAATAAGAGAAATATCTGGACAGTTGGGAATATTAACTTCTTTTTTGATTTGTTAAAAAATAGTTGAGGTTAAAATGAAAATCAGGTTTAGAGACGTTTCCTCCGGCATAGTAGAAGCTCGAGCTGTGTTGGAGATCAAAGAGGGCATTTTACTGAATGAAATCACCATTTTAAGCCGTAATGGACAGATTGAGGTTGAATTGCCCCAAAAAAGTTTCAAAGGTAAAGATGGTAAAATGCACTTCATGGATGTGGTAACATTTGATAATGAAGACAGAAAAACTCTTTGGATGATGGAAATCAAAGAAGAATACAATACCTGGCGACAGACTAATAAAAAAGTTCTGGTTTATGAAACTTAGTACCAGCTAATATTCATTTCAGGAGAAAACGACCATTAAAATAGAAATTCCAATAATTAGGGTATTTATAATCGGTCTCTGGCATCGAGATGAAGAAGAAGAACAATTTACTAAGTCCTTTGAAGAGTTGATGAAACTGGCAAAAACTGCTGGTGTAGCAGTGAAGGGGAAATTTATTCAGCATCTTAAGCACCCAGTATCAGGTACATTTATGGGATCAGGTAAACTCCAGGAAATTGCTCGTTCCGCAAGAGAAAAACAGGTCCAAACATTGATCTTCAATGAGGAATTAACTTCTTCACAAGCAAGGAATATTGCAAATATTACTCGATGTAACGTTGTTGACCGCACAGAACTCATTTTAGATATATTTGCCTCTCATGCCCGAACCAAGCAGGCAAAGCTGCAAGTTGAGCTGGCACAGCTTGAATATAGTTATTCACGCTTAAAGAACCGCTGGAAGCATCTGTCCAGGATTCAGGGTGGAATTGGTTTTCGAGGACCAGGAGAAAAGCAGATCGAGGTTGATCGCCGTGAGATAAAAACCAGAATA
The Candidatus Stygibacter australis genome window above contains:
- a CDS encoding pyrophosphate--fructose-6-phosphate 1-phosphotransferase, with amino-acid sequence MNKPKVGILTSGGMAPCLSSAVGRLIRQYIKLVPEIEIVGYKYGYRGLLTNEKLELSKSLLHVAEMLYGFGGSILGNSRVKLSNVKDCLIKGYINPGDNPLEVAALRLKEDGITILHTIGGDDTNTAAAELAAYLEQNDYELTVVGIPKTVDNDVFPIKQTLGAWTAAEQSAKFFENIVNENTTSSRHLIIHEVMGRHCGWLTAYSAHLYRQNLDQKTFFPLISNLSKERWDIHAIYIPELLIDFREEITRLKKVMDEHDCVNIFLAEGAGEETIVTEMESAGQEVPRDAFNHVRLDDINPGQWFAKRLKSELEADKVLVQKSGYFARSAAPNRADLDLIMKTADQAVTFGLNGQSGVVGIDEADNSMRCIEFGRIRGGKPFDINQKWFSEMLKDIGQYDESIYQKNQ